In the genome of Candidatus Korarchaeum sp., the window GCCTCACTACTATAGCCTTGAAGGGTTTGTGCATGAGATCGTACTTCCCCCTCTTCACTACTACTGTAACCATATCCCCGACGCTCGCAGTAGGCACTCTGTCCTTCCTCCCCTTATAACCGTGGACACCGATTATCATGAGTAGTTTCGCTCCAGTATTATCAGCGCACTTCAGCCTAGCCCTCACAGGGAGGCCTCGAGTTATCTTGGGCTTTACACCCTCTACCTTCCTCCTCCTCGCTACCTTTGACATAGGCCCTCATCAGAGCTAGCGGGGATCACGATTTAAAAATGTGATCTGAAGCCCCTCACTGGAGAGCATTAGCTCGCAGTATCTATCGCGATCCTCCCTAACATCAGCACATTACAGCTGGCTTGTTTCCCTTCGACAAGTTCCAGAGCTTTCTCGGGACATCTAACTTATCGGGAGAGTAGGAAGAGGCTATAAACGCTTCTTGAAGGTTCCATCTACTTCTCAGCTCTCTATAGGCCTTCGGACAGGGGCCCGGGGA includes:
- a CDS encoding 50S ribosomal protein L14, yielding MSKVARRRKVEGVKPKITRGLPVRARLKCADNTGAKLLMIIGVHGYKGRKDRVPTASVGDMVTVVVKRGKYDLMHKPFKAIVVRQRMPYRRKNGQWVVFEDNAAVLVNDDGTPKGSEFRGPIAKEAIERWPSLSVISAQVV